Proteins found in one Coffea eugenioides isolate CCC68of chromosome 5, Ceug_1.0, whole genome shotgun sequence genomic segment:
- the LOC113772393 gene encoding L-ascorbate oxidase homolog produces MPEDMGLGRLSAMVVAVVLLMKCINGEDPYQFFTWNVTYGDIYPLGVKQQGILINGQFPGPQITSVTNENLIVSVFNSLNEPFLLSWNGVQQRRNSWQDGVYGTNCPIPPGKNFTYVLQVKDQIGSFFYFPSLAFHKAAGGYGSIRIYSRSVIPVPFPPPAADYTILAGDWFKQNHTDLRAILDGGHDLPFPDGILINGRGSNGYTFTVDQGKTYRFRISNVGLVTSLNFRIQGHKMLLVEVEGTHTLQNTYDSFDLHLGQSCSVLVTADQPARDYYIVFSTRFTSQVLTATSLLHYSNSAVSVAGPPPGGPTTQIDWSLNQARSIRQNLTASGPRPNPQGSYHYGMVNTTRTIRLANSAPVINGKKRYAVNSVSFVPADTPLKLADYYNIQGVFSLGSMPDNPTGSGGYLQTSVMAADFRAFFEVVFENSEDTVQSWHIDGHIFFVVGMDGGQWSPASRSNYNLRDGISRCTVQVYPRSWTALYMPLDNVGMWNVRSENWACQYLGQQFYLRVYSPANSLRDEYPIPKNALLCGRASGRKTRPF; encoded by the exons ATGCCAGAAGATATGGGGCTGGGGAGATTGTCAGCAATGGTGGTGGCAGTAGTTTTACTAATGAAATGCATCAATGGAGAAGATCCATATCAGTTCTTTACATGGAACGTGACTTATGGAGATATCTATCCTCTTGGTGTCAAGCAACAG GGGATATTGATAAATGGGCAGTTTCCAGGACCACAAATTACTTCAGTGACTAATGAGAACTTGATTGTTAGTGTTTTCAACAGCTTGAATGAGCCTTTCCTCTTATCTTG GAATGGCGTGCAGCAGAGAAGGAATTCGTGGCAAGATGGAGTTTATGGAACCAACTGTCCTATCCCTCCAGGAAAGAACTTCACTTATGTCCTTCAAGTGAAGGATCAGATTGGTAGTTTCTTCTACTTTCCCTCCCTCGCCTTCCACAAAGCTGCTGGAGGCTATGGTAGCATCAGAATTTACAGCCGTTCTGTCATTCCTGTTCCTTTCCCACCTCCTGCTGCAGACTATACCATCTTGGCTGGTGATTGGTTCAAGCAAAATCACACA GATCTGAGAGCAATTTTAGATGGTGGACATGACCTTCCCTTTCCTGATGGCATTCTAATAAATGGCCGTGGATCAAATGGTTATACATTCACTGTTGATCAAG GAAAGACTTATAGGTTCAGGATATCGAATGTGGGGCTTGTGACATCCCTAAATTTCAGAATCCAGGGGCACAAGATGTTGTTAGTTGAGGTTGAAGGGACCCATACATTGCAAAACACCTACGACTCCTTTGATCTCCATCTGGGACAGTCTTGCTCTGTGTTGGTCACTGCTGACCAACCTGCACGAGACTATTATATAGTATTCTCAACACGTTTTACCTCCCAAGTGCTTACAGCAACATCCCTTCTTCATTACAGTAACTCAGCAGTAAGTGTTGCTGGGCCTCCCCCTGGTGGTCCAACAACTCAGATTGATTGGTCTCTCAACCAGGCtcgatccatcag GCAAAACTTAACGGCTAGTGGACCAAGACCAAACCCTCAAGGCTCTTATCATTATGGAATGGTGAATACTACACGTACCATTAGACTGGCGAACTCTGCTCCTGTCATCAATGGTAAGAAGAGGTATGCCGTGAACAGTGTGTCATTTGTCCCAGCTGACACGCCACTTAAACTTGCGGACTACTACAACATTCAGGGGGTATTCTCTCTTGGTAGTATGCCTGACAATCCCACTGGTTCGGGTGGTTACCTCCAAACTTCAGTTATGGCCGCTGATTTTAGAGCTTTCTTTGAGGTGGTGTTTGAGAATTCGGAAGACACTGTCCAGTCATGGCACATTGATGGCCATATCTTCTTTGTTGTTGG GATGGATGGTGGACAGTGGTCACCTGCCAGCAGATCAAACTACAACTTGCGTGATGGAATCTCTCGTTGCACCGTTCAG GTTTATCCAAGGTCATGGACTGCCCTTTACATGCCTCTGGACAATGTTGGGATGTGGAATGTCAGATCAGAGAACTGGGCTTGTCAATACTTGGGACAGCAATTCTATCTTCGCGTATATTCTCCTGCAAATTCATTGAGAGACGAGTATCCTATTCCAAAGAATGCTCTCCTATGTGGTCGAGCATCAGGTCGCAAGACAAGGCCATTTTAG
- the LOC113772394 gene encoding polyneuridine-aldehyde esterase-like, with product MDFFANSSKQKHFVLVHGAGHGAWCWYKLKPLLESTGQRVTAIDLSASGINTKSLDEIHTLHDYAEPLMEFMAAVPPDQKVILVGHSFGGYCLALAMEHFPEKISIAVFVAAFMPDTIHDASYVGNQFAERFPAEDMLDSEYFVYGSSEEPRTVMSVGPKFLEINAYQLCSMEDLELSKLLVRPTHTLNQHFPKANKFSADKYGSVQRAYIICSQDRTFLTSFQHWLVENIGATEVREIKEADHMAMLSKPQELCKYLLDIANKVHLS from the exons ATGGATTTTTTTGCCAATTCCAGCAAACAAAAGCACTTTGTTCTGGTACATGGTGCAGGCCATGGAGCATGGTGTTGGTACAAGCTGAAGCCACTGCTGGAGTCTACAGGCCAAAGGGTCACAGCAATAGACCTATCAGCCTCTGGGATCAACACAAAAAGCCTGGATGAAATTCACACACTTCATGACTATGCAGAGCCACTGATGGAGTTTATGGCAGCAGTTCCCCCAGACCAGAAGGTCATACTCGTTGGCCATAGTTTTGGTGGCTACTGCTTGGCTCTTGCTATGGAACACTTCCCAGAGAAGATCTCAATAGCAGTTTTTGTAGCAGCTTTTATGCCTGATACTATTCATGATGCTTCATATGTTGGAAATCAG TTTGCTGAGCGGTTCCCAGCAGAAGATATGTTAGATTCCGAATATTTTGTCTATGGTAGCTCGGAGGAGCCAAGAACTGTAATGTCTGTTGGGCCAAAGTTTTTGGAGATAAATGCATACCAACTGTGCTCCATGGAG GACCTTGAATTGTCAAAATTGTTAGTGAGGCCAACCCACACACTTAATCAACATTTTCCAAAGGCAAACAAGTTTTCAGCAGACAAGTATGGCTCAGTTCAGCGAGCTTATATCATATGCAGTCAAGATAGAACATTTCTAACAAGTTTCCAGCACTGGCTAGTAGAGAATATAGGGGCAACAGAAGTTCGAGAAATAAAAGAAGCAGACCACATGGCAATGCTTTCAAAGCCCCAAGAACTTTGTAAATATCTGCTGGATATAGCCAACAAAGTACATCTAAGCTGA
- the LOC113771582 gene encoding polyneuridine-aldehyde esterase-like: MDVAINVKQQKHFVLVHGACHGAWCWYKLKPLLESAGQRVTAIDLSAAGINPKRLDEVYTLEDYSLPLLELMASIPPAEKVVLVGHSYGGFNLALAMENYPEKISIAIFVTAYMPDILHPRSYPLEQDLELAKLLVRPTLHLLEDLAKEKPFSAEKYGSVKRAYIVCKEDKVLTSDFQHSLIENIEVTEVKEIKDADHMVMLSKPQELCQNLLDIAEKCT; the protein is encoded by the exons ATGGATGTTGCCATTAATGTTAAGCAACAAAAGcattttgtacttgtacatGGTGCATGCCATGGGGCTTGGTGCTGGTACAAGCTCAAGCCTCTGCTGGAGTCTGCTGGACAAAGGGTCACAGCCATAGATCTGTCCGCTGCAGGGATCAATCCAAAAAGGTTAGATGAGGTTTACACACTTGAGGATTACAGCTTGCCACTGTTGGAGCTCATGGCTTCAATTCCTCCTGCTGAGAAGGTTGTTCTAGTTGGCCATAGTTATGGTGGCTTTAACTTGGCCCTTGCCATGGAAAATTACCCTGAAAAGATCTCAATTGCTATTTTTGTCACAGCCTATATGCCTGATATTCTTCATCCACGATCCTATCCTCTGGAACAG GATCTTGAACTGGCAAAATTGTTGGTTAGGCCAACCTTGCATTTATTAGAAGATTTGGCAAAGGAAAAACCATTTTCAGCTGAGAAATATGGTTCAGTCAAACGAGCTTATATTGTATGCAAGGAAGATAAAGTACTTACATCGGACTTTCAGCATTCGCTGATTGAAAATATTGAGGTGACAGAAGTGAAAGAGATCAAAGATGCAGACCACATGGTAATGTTGTCGAAGCCCCAAGAACTCTGTCAAAATCTCTTAGACATAGCTGAGAAGTGCACTTAA
- the LOC113772419 gene encoding polyneuridine-aldehyde esterase-like — protein MDVAINVKQQKHFVLVHGACHGAWCWYKLKPLLESAGQRVTAIDLSAAGINPKRLEEVYTLEDYSSPLLELMASIPPNEKVVLVGHSYGGMNLALAMENYPEKISVAIFVTALVPDIVRPLSYPLEQFFAGETPEMELDREVSPYGAPEKGGKSLHFGPIYLSTRLYELCSVEDLELAKSLARPTLLLVDDLGKEKPFSAEKYGSVKRAYILCKEDKTISLDIQRSQIENIGMTEVKEIKDAGHMVMLSKPQELCQNLLEITQKYT, from the exons ATGGATGTCGCCATTAATGTTAAGCAACAGAAGCATTTTGTTCTTGTACATGGTGCATGCCATGGAGCTTGGTGCTGGTACAAGCTCAAGCCACTGCTGGAGTCTGCTGGACAAAGGGTCACAGCCATAGATCTGTCAGCGGCCGGGATCAATCCAAAAAGGTTAGAAGAGGTTTACACTCTTGAGGATTACAGCTCGCCACTGTTGGAGCTCATGGCTTCAATTCCTCCTAATGAGAAGGTTGTTCTAGTTGGCCATAGTTATGGTGGTATGAACTTGGCTCTTGCCATGGAAAATTACCCTGAAAAGATCTCAGTTGCTATTTTTGTCACGGCCCTTGTGCCTGATATTGTTCGTCCACTATCCTATCCTCTGGAACAG TTTTTTGCTGGTGAAACTCCAGAAATGGAACTGGACAGGGAGGTTTCCCCCTATGGTGCCCCAGAAAAGGGGGGAAAATCGTTGCATTTTGGCCCCATATATTTGTCAACCAGACTTTACGAGCTTTGTTCCGTCGAG GATCTTGAATTGGCAAAGTCGTTGGCTAGGCCAACCTTGCTTTTGGTAGATGATTTGGGAAAGGAAAAACCATTTTCAGCTGAGAAATATGGTTCAGTCAAACGAGCTTATATCTTATGCAAGGAAGATAAAACAATTTCTTTAGACATTCAGCGTTCGCAAATTGAAAATATTGGGATGACAGAAGTGAAAGAGATCAAAGATGCAGGCCACATGGTAATGTTGTCGAAGCCCCAAGAACTTTGTCAAAATCTCCTTGAGATAACTCAGAAGTACACTTAA
- the LOC113771583 gene encoding polyneuridine-aldehyde esterase-like yields the protein MDIAVNVKQQMHFILVHGAGHGAWCWYKLKPLLESAGQRVTAIDLSAAGINPKRLDELYTLEDYSLPLLELMASIPPTEKVVLVGHSYGGFNLALAMENYPEKISIAIFVTASMPDAIHPPSYPAEQFSAQYPEDLLLDTEISSYGTPEKPRKSMHFGPIFLSTKLYQLCSAEDLELAKMLARPAPNFLEDLAKAKPFSPERYGSVKRAYIVCKEDKIRPLDFQRWLIQNIEVTEVKEIKDADHMVMLSKPQELCQNLLEIASNYI from the exons ATGGATATTGCCGTCAATGTCAAGCAACAAATGCATTTTATACTTGTACATGGTGCCGGCCATGGAGCTTGGTGCTGGTACAAGCTCAAGCCGCTGCTGGAGTCTGCTGGACAAAGGGTCACAGCCATAGATCTATCAGCGGCGGGGATCAATCCAAAAAGGTTAGACGAGCTTTACACACTTGAGGATTACAGCTTGCCGTTGTTGGAGCTCATGGCTTCAATTCCTCCTACTGAGAAGGTTGTTCTAGTTGGGCATAGTTATGGTGGCTTTAACTTGGCTCTTGCCATGGAAAATTACCCTGAAAAGATCTCAATTGCTATTTTTGTCACAGCCTCCATGCCTGATGCTATTCATCCACCATCTTATCCTGCAGAACAG TTTTCTGCTCAATACCCAGAAGATTTGTTGCTGGACACGGAGATTTCATCCTATGGTACCCCAGAAAAACCACGGAAATCCATGCATTTTGGCCCCAtatttttgtccaccaaactTTACCAGCTTTGCTCCGCTGAG GATCTTGAATTGGCAAAAATGTTGGCTAGGCCAGCCCCGAATTTCCTAGAAGATTTGGCGAAGGCCAAACCGTTTTCACCCGAAAGATATGGTTCGGTTAAGCGAGCTTATATTGTATGCAAGGAAGATAAAATACGTCCATTAGACTTTCAACGTTGGTTAATTCAAAATATTGAGGTGACAGAAGTGAAAGAGATCAAAGATGCAGACCACATGGTAATGTTGTCGAAGCCCCAAGAACTCTGTCAAAATCTCTTAGAGATAGCTAGTAACTACATTTAG